AAGAACCACGTTAAGTCCTTCTCCCGTCCTTAAAAACCATAGAGAGACCCATATACCAAGGAAGGCTATACCACCCACCAAAAAGTAGTACTTTACCCCATCATAGTAGTAAGTATATGGAGAGTAAGCAAGCGTTATAATTACAAGGGTGGCAAATAAGCCATAAACAACTCCCTTTGTTAGCCAGAAATCACTTCTTATTTTAAACTCTTCCCTTTTAGGTTTCCTTTTAGCCAAAACTTCTCCCCTCCTTAAAAGCTATTATACCTCTTTAAGGCCTCTTCGGCTAACGGTATATCCTCAGGGGTGTCTACCTCAACGCTTTCATAAAAGACCTCTACCAGCTTTATCCTATATCCGTTCTCTAATATTCTAAGTTGTTCCAGAGATTCAATCCTCTCAAGGTATGTAGGCTCCCATGAGGTGAAGGTAAAGATAAACTCCCTTCTAAAAACATATGGGCCTATGTGCTTATAATAGATGGCCCCTTTATTCCTCTCATAGGGAATTGGAGAGCGAGAAAAGTACAAAGCGTTATAGTTCTTATCAAATACCACCTTTACTACATGTGGAGAAAGTATTTCTGTTTCTCTTTCTATCTTCTTACAAAGAGTGGATACCTTAGCTAAAGGATCCTCAAGCAGGGCTTTAATAGCCATGTCTATCGCCTGAGGGCGGATCGTCGGATCATCCACCTGAAGGTTAACAACTATATCA
The window above is part of the Synergistota bacterium genome. Proteins encoded here:
- the kdsB gene encoding 3-deoxy-manno-octulosonate cytidylyltransferase yields the protein MKAIAVIPARYGSTRLPGKPLVKLLGKELLLHVIDRALGSSLLSEVIVATDDERVMGLALSYGVKAVMTPSNCASGTDRVALVAKEIDCDIVVNLQVDDPTIRPQAIDMAIKALLEDPLAKVSTLCKKIERETEILSPHVVKVVFDKNYNALYFSRSPIPYERNKGAIYYKHIGPYVFRREFIFTFTSWEPTYLERIESLEQLRILENGYRIKLVEVFYESVEVDTPEDIPLAEEALKRYNSF